Genomic segment of Bacteroides intestinalis DSM 17393:
AAATTAATACCGGATATTTCTGAAACCGGACGTGATTTCTATACCTATTGGTTCAGGACTGAATTTACAGTTCCTAAATCATTTGAAGGCAAGCATGTCTGGTTACAACTGGATGGCATTAACTATCGTGCTGAGGTGTGGGTGAATGGAAACCTGCTAAGCACGATTAAGGGCATGTTTTTGCAGGATTATATTGATGTGACCAGCTTTGTAAAAATAGACAAGAGCAATGCGTTGGCTATAAAAGTATATCCGGTGGATGTTCCGGGCAGTGCTAAACCAAAATCCTGGGGAGCAGTAGGCGAATTCCATAATGGTGGAAACGGAAACATTGGATTGAATACTACCATGCTGATGACTGTGGGTTGGGACTTCACTTTTATGGATGGCATTCGCGACCGTAATACAGGAATCTGGAAGAATATTTCTCTCTATTCTACCGGTAAAGTGGCATTGCGTCATCCTTTCGTGAAATCGGAATTACGCAAACCCGGTTACGACCAGGCACGCGAATTTGTATCGGTGGAAGTTGTGAATCCGACAACAGGTTTTAACCCTATTAATTGCACGGTGAAGGGTGAGATTCTTGGTGAAAATATAACTTTCGAGAAAAAAGTTAAAGTTATGCGTGGAGAAGATAAAGTTTTGTCTTTTTCTCCGGAAGAGTTCCCGCAATTAGTTATTAATTCCCCCCGTTTATGGTGGCCTGTGAATAAAGGGCCTCAGAACCTGTATGAGCTGAAAATGACTGTATCCATCGATGGGGTGGTGTGTGATTCGGTAAAAACGAAGTTTGGTATTCGTGAAATTACTTCTGATACGAATACACCTGATAAATCACGTGTCTTCTATGTAAATGGTAAACGTCTTTTTATCCGTGGAACAAACTGGATACCGGAGGCTATGTTGAGAACTTCCGATGAACGTACTTATGCTGAATTGAGATATAGCCTCCAGTCAGGAGTCAACCTTTTACGTATGTGGGGAGGGGGAATTGCTGAATCTGACTATTTCTTCCAGTTGTGTGACGAGATGGGATTATTGGTATGGCAGGAATTCTGGATGACAGGTGATACACGCCATCCGCACGATAAGGGCAACTATCTGAATAATGTGGAGTCTACCGTGAAGCGTATTCGTAATCATCCTTCTTTGGCTTATTATGTGGCTTCCAATGAGAGTACTGAGGTTACCGGTACCCCTGAATTATTGAATAAACTGGATGGTACGCGAGGTTATCAGATGCAGTCCGAATGTGCCGGAGTACATGACGGAAGTCCTTACAAGCAAGTGAATCCGATGCAGCACTATGAGAATACGGCATCTCCGCGTGGAAGCCGTGTCGATGGTTTCAATCCTGAATATGGTGCTCCTACACTTCCCACAGTGGAAATCCTTCGTGAGATGATGGATGAGAAAGACCTTTGGCCTATCAATAAGGAAGTGTGGGATTATCTGGATGGGAATGGTTTTCACCTGATGACTACCATGTATACTGATTTGGTAAATAACTATGGAAAGTCATCTTCCATTGATGAGTTTGCCCAAAAAGGACAACTGCTGGGTGCTATGAATTCTAAGAGTATCTGGGAAGTATGGAATTATAATAAATTGGATTACGGCGATCGTTTCTGTTCCGGACTTTTGTTCTGGTACCATAACTGTTCCATGCGTCAGGTTTCTTCCCGTATGTGGGATTGGTCTTTGGAACCCACAGCTTCGTTGTATCATACAGCTAATTCACTGGAACCGCTGCA
This window contains:
- a CDS encoding glycoside hydrolase family 2 protein — translated: MNISSWAKALTFVLLLFSYSTVVTGQTQVNDVRGSERIWLDSDITHNGGYQWKMMKAGDVTDPGEKVSLSDYPTTNWLPAIVPGTVLNSLVYNQKYPEPYYGINNKIESKLIPDISETGRDFYTYWFRTEFTVPKSFEGKHVWLQLDGINYRAEVWVNGNLLSTIKGMFLQDYIDVTSFVKIDKSNALAIKVYPVDVPGSAKPKSWGAVGEFHNGGNGNIGLNTTMLMTVGWDFTFMDGIRDRNTGIWKNISLYSTGKVALRHPFVKSELRKPGYDQAREFVSVEVVNPTTGFNPINCTVKGEILGENITFEKKVKVMRGEDKVLSFSPEEFPQLVINSPRLWWPVNKGPQNLYELKMTVSIDGVVCDSVKTKFGIREITSDTNTPDKSRVFYVNGKRLFIRGTNWIPEAMLRTSDERTYAELRYSLQSGVNLLRMWGGGIAESDYFFQLCDEMGLLVWQEFWMTGDTRHPHDKGNYLNNVESTVKRIRNHPSLAYYVASNESTEVTGTPELLNKLDGTRGYQMQSECAGVHDGSPYKQVNPMQHYENTASPRGSRVDGFNPEYGAPTLPTVEILREMMDEKDLWPINKEVWDYLDGNGFHLMTTMYTDLVNNYGKSSSIDEFAQKGQLLGAMNSKSIWEVWNYNKLDYGDRFCSGLLFWYHNCSMRQVSSRMWDWSLEPTASLYHTANSLEPLHAQFDYLKNTVSVVNDYYRAFTGYKVIAQVYDINSKKVFEKSASVDLPEDGVANDVLTIRFPENISQVHFIKLVLKDEKGKDVSSNFYWRSNDKYEGSKTLTGPTSSGFEDLSKLKAAKVKLSYKTRQADGRYFVDIVMKNTSNGIAFFNQLQFLNSKMSPIRPSFYSDNFFSLIPGEKKTVTIETGEEKLADGAVLVLKGWNIDTQKYKLK